A region of Neovison vison isolate M4711 chromosome 7, ASM_NN_V1, whole genome shotgun sequence DNA encodes the following proteins:
- the INAFM1 gene encoding putative transmembrane protein INAFM1: MRGTSCVGGGGESPGGAGLSEGPRGRWLRLAPVCAYFLCVSLAAVLLAVYYGLIWVPTRPPAGPAGPPPSAPSPPCAARPGVPPAPAPAAASVSCLLGAPGGPRPQLELPRSRRRRHSDPSRRPNRQTPRETPEAAGGRGPG; this comes from the coding sequence ATGCGGGGCACGAGCTGCGTGGGCGGCGGCGGCGAGAGCCCGGGTGGCGCCGGGCTGAGCGAAGGCCCGCGGGGCCGCTGGCTGCGCCTCGCCCCGGTCTGCGCCTACTTCCTCTGCGTCTCGTTGGCCGCCGTGCTGCTCGCCGTCTACTACGGGCTCATCTGGGTTCCCACGCGGCCCCCCGCGGGCCCTGCCGGCCCGCCGCCCAGCGCGCCGTCCCCTCCGTGCGCCGCCCGTCCGGGCGTGCCGCCTGCCCCGGCGCCCGCCGCTGCCTCGGTCTCCTGCCTCCTGGGAGCCCCCGGCGGGCCGCGACCCCAGCTCGAGCTGCcgcgcagccgccgccgccgccacagcgaCCCCAGCCGCCGCCCGAAccgtcagacacccagagagacGCCGGAGGCCGCGGGGGGGCGAGGACCCGGGTAA
- the CCDC9 gene encoding coiled-coil domain-containing protein 9 isoform X3, with amino-acid sequence MSATLDLKSKEEKDAELDKRIEALRRKNEALIRRYQEIEEDRKKAELEGVAVTAPRKGRSVEKENMAVEAEKSLGPSRRSPGTSRPPGASKGGRMPPQQGGRAGMGRTARSWEAGSGEQPRGGAGGRGRRGRARGSPHLSGAGDASAADRKSKEWEERRRQNIEKMNEEMEKIAEYERNQREGVLEPNPVRNFLDDPRRRSGPLEEPERDRREGSRRHGRNWGGPDFERVRCGLEQERQGRRAGLGSAGDMTLSMTGRERSEYLRWKQEREKIDQERLQRHRKPTGQWRREWDAEKTDGMFKDGPAAALESSHRYDDQAWTRPPKPPTFREFLTQHKAEVSRRRRKSSRPQTKAAPRAYSDHDDRWETKEAVSPAPEAPQPTAPEETATQPLETPAPPVHRPPEDEGEEDEGEEDEGEDEEWEDVSEEEEEEEEVEEEEEEADDEEEEPAQDHQPPETEATRNPTGSHTGSPTGGDQPAPASLESGPSLPGTQKAEEERSDAAPEAGTEGQETAEITDFQRASPNS; translated from the exons ATG TCAGCCACACTGGATCTGAAATCGAAGGAGGAGAAGGATGCCGAGTTGGACAAGAGGATCGAGGCTCTTCGGCGAAAGAATGAGGCCCTCATCCGGCGCTACCAG GAAATTGAGGAGGACCGGAAAAAAGCTGAACTCGAGGGAGTGGCTGTGACAGCTCCCCGGAAAGGCCGCTCAGTGGAGAAGGAGAACATGGCAGTGGAGGCG gaGAAGAGCTTGGGTCCCTCCCGGAGGTCTCCTGGGACCTCGCGACCTCCAGGGGCCAGCAAGGGAGGCCGGATGCCCCCCCAGCAGGGAGGGCGGGCAGGCATGGGCCGGACAGCCCGTAGCTGGGAGGCTGGTTCTGGGGAGCAGCCTCGAGGAGGAGCTGGCGGCCGTGGCAGGAGGGGCCGGGCCAGGGGTTCCCCTCATCTCTCTGGAGCTGGAGATGCCTCAGCTGCCGACCGCAAATCCAAG GAGTGGGAGGAGCGGCGCCGGCAGAACATTGAGAAGATGAACGAGGAGATGGAGAAGATAGCGGAGTACGAGCGCAACCAACGG GAAGGTGTGCTGGAGCCCAACCCGGTGCGGAACTTCCTGGATGACCCCCGACGACGCAGTGGGCCCCTGGAGGAGCCTGAGCGGGACCGGCGGGAAGGCAGCCGCCGGCATGGGCGCAACTGGGGGGGGCCTGACTTCGAGCGGGTGCGCTGTGGCCTAGAGCAGGAGCGGCAG GGCCGCCGGGCTGGCCTAGGCAGTGCTGGTGACATGACGCTGTCCATGACGGGCCGGGAGCGGTCAGAATATCTGCgctggaagcaggagagggagaagattgACCAGGAGCGTCTGCAGAGACACCGCAAGCCCACTGGCCAGTGGCGGCGGGAGTGGGATGCCGAGAAGACCGACGGGAT gtTCAAGGATGGCCCAGCTGCTGCGCTCGAATCATCCCACCGCTATG ATGACCAGGCCTGGACGcggccccccaaaccccccactttcaGGGAGTTCCTGACTCAGCACAAAGCTGAGGTCAGccgcaggaggaggaagagtagCCGACCCCAGACCAAGGCAGCCCCTCGTGCCTACAG TGACCATGATGACCGCTGGGAAACGAAGGAGGCAGTGTCCCCGGCCCCTGAGGCCCCCCAGCCCACTGCCCCTGAGGAGACGGCCACGCAG CCACTGGAGACCCCAGCTCCTCCTGTCCACCGGCCCCCTGAGGATGAGGGGGAGGAGGACGAGGGGGAGGAGGACGAGGGGGAGGATGAGGAGTGGGAAGATgtgagtgaggaggaggaggaagaagaggaggtcgaggaagaagaagaagaggctgATGATGAGGAGGAAGAACCAGCCCAAGACCACCAACCCCCGGAGACAGAGGCCACCAGAAACCCTACGGGAAGCCACACCGGAAGTCCCACCG gaggTGACCAgccagcccctgcctccctggAGAGTGGGCCCAGCCTCCCGGGAACCCAGAAAGCTGAGGAGGAAAGGTCTGACGCAGCTCCAG AGGCGGGCACCGAGGGCCAGGAGACCGCGGAGATCACCGACTTCCAGAGG GCCTCCCCGAATTCCTGA
- the CCDC9 gene encoding coiled-coil domain-containing protein 9 isoform X2, with amino-acid sequence MSATLDLKSKEEKDAELDKRIEALRRKNEALIRRYQEIEEDRKKAELEGVAVTAPRKGRSVEKENMAVEAEKSLGPSRRSPGTSRPPGASKGGRMPPQQGGRAGMGRTARSWEAGSGEQPRGGAGGRGRRGRARGSPHLSGAGDASAADRKSKEWEERRRQNIEKMNEEMEKIAEYERNQREGVLEPNPVRNFLDDPRRRSGPLEEPERDRREGSRRHGRNWGGPDFERVRCGLEQERQGRRAGLGSAGDMTLSMTGRERSEYLRWKQEREKIDQERLQRHRKPTGQWRREWDAEKTDGMFKDGPAAALESSHRYDDQAWTRPPKPPTFREFLTQHKAEVSRRRRKSSRPQTKAAPRAYSDHDDRWETKEAVSPAPEAPQPTAPEETATQPLETPAPPVHRPPEDEGEEDEGEEDEGEDEEWEDVSEEEEEEEEVEEEEEEADDEEEEPAQDHQPPETEATRNPTGSHTGSPTGGDQPAPASLESGPSLPGTQKAEEERSDAAPEAGTEGQETAEITDFQRVRFCKVVAAAPPPGAAR; translated from the exons ATG TCAGCCACACTGGATCTGAAATCGAAGGAGGAGAAGGATGCCGAGTTGGACAAGAGGATCGAGGCTCTTCGGCGAAAGAATGAGGCCCTCATCCGGCGCTACCAG GAAATTGAGGAGGACCGGAAAAAAGCTGAACTCGAGGGAGTGGCTGTGACAGCTCCCCGGAAAGGCCGCTCAGTGGAGAAGGAGAACATGGCAGTGGAGGCG gaGAAGAGCTTGGGTCCCTCCCGGAGGTCTCCTGGGACCTCGCGACCTCCAGGGGCCAGCAAGGGAGGCCGGATGCCCCCCCAGCAGGGAGGGCGGGCAGGCATGGGCCGGACAGCCCGTAGCTGGGAGGCTGGTTCTGGGGAGCAGCCTCGAGGAGGAGCTGGCGGCCGTGGCAGGAGGGGCCGGGCCAGGGGTTCCCCTCATCTCTCTGGAGCTGGAGATGCCTCAGCTGCCGACCGCAAATCCAAG GAGTGGGAGGAGCGGCGCCGGCAGAACATTGAGAAGATGAACGAGGAGATGGAGAAGATAGCGGAGTACGAGCGCAACCAACGG GAAGGTGTGCTGGAGCCCAACCCGGTGCGGAACTTCCTGGATGACCCCCGACGACGCAGTGGGCCCCTGGAGGAGCCTGAGCGGGACCGGCGGGAAGGCAGCCGCCGGCATGGGCGCAACTGGGGGGGGCCTGACTTCGAGCGGGTGCGCTGTGGCCTAGAGCAGGAGCGGCAG GGCCGCCGGGCTGGCCTAGGCAGTGCTGGTGACATGACGCTGTCCATGACGGGCCGGGAGCGGTCAGAATATCTGCgctggaagcaggagagggagaagattgACCAGGAGCGTCTGCAGAGACACCGCAAGCCCACTGGCCAGTGGCGGCGGGAGTGGGATGCCGAGAAGACCGACGGGAT gtTCAAGGATGGCCCAGCTGCTGCGCTCGAATCATCCCACCGCTATG ATGACCAGGCCTGGACGcggccccccaaaccccccactttcaGGGAGTTCCTGACTCAGCACAAAGCTGAGGTCAGccgcaggaggaggaagagtagCCGACCCCAGACCAAGGCAGCCCCTCGTGCCTACAG TGACCATGATGACCGCTGGGAAACGAAGGAGGCAGTGTCCCCGGCCCCTGAGGCCCCCCAGCCCACTGCCCCTGAGGAGACGGCCACGCAG CCACTGGAGACCCCAGCTCCTCCTGTCCACCGGCCCCCTGAGGATGAGGGGGAGGAGGACGAGGGGGAGGAGGACGAGGGGGAGGATGAGGAGTGGGAAGATgtgagtgaggaggaggaggaagaagaggaggtcgaggaagaagaagaagaggctgATGATGAGGAGGAAGAACCAGCCCAAGACCACCAACCCCCGGAGACAGAGGCCACCAGAAACCCTACGGGAAGCCACACCGGAAGTCCCACCG gaggTGACCAgccagcccctgcctccctggAGAGTGGGCCCAGCCTCCCGGGAACCCAGAAAGCTGAGGAGGAAAGGTCTGACGCAGCTCCAG AGGCGGGCACCGAGGGCCAGGAGACCGCGGAGATCACCGACTTCCAGAGGGTGCGTttctgcaaggtggtggctgccGCTCCGCCACCGGGGGCCGCCCGCTGA
- the CCDC9 gene encoding coiled-coil domain-containing protein 9 isoform X1 → MSATLDLKSKEEKDAELDKRIEALRRKNEALIRRYQEIEEDRKKAELEGVAVTAPRKGRSVEKENMAVEAEKSLGPSRRSPGTSRPPGASKGGRMPPQQGGRAGMGRTARSWEAGSGEQPRGGAGGRGRRGRARGSPHLSGAGDASAADRKSKEWEERRRQNIEKMNEEMEKIAEYERNQREGVLEPNPVRNFLDDPRRRSGPLEEPERDRREGSRRHGRNWGGPDFERVRCGLEQERQGRRAGLGSAGDMTLSMTGRERSEYLRWKQEREKIDQERLQRHRKPTGQWRREWDAEKTDGMFKDGPAAALESSHRYDDQAWTRPPKPPTFREFLTQHKAEVSRRRRKSSRPQTKAAPRAYSDHDDRWETKEAVSPAPEAPQPTAPEETATQPLETPAPPVHRPPEDEGEEDEGEEDEGEDEEWEDVSEEEEEEEEVEEEEEEADDEEEEPAQDHQPPETEATRNPTGSHTGSPTGEQADTEPSRPEKPPPLPQAPATPSSPFSPPGDHQPVSDWGEEMELNSPRDAHPAGVLSLGEAWPFGNA, encoded by the exons ATG TCAGCCACACTGGATCTGAAATCGAAGGAGGAGAAGGATGCCGAGTTGGACAAGAGGATCGAGGCTCTTCGGCGAAAGAATGAGGCCCTCATCCGGCGCTACCAG GAAATTGAGGAGGACCGGAAAAAAGCTGAACTCGAGGGAGTGGCTGTGACAGCTCCCCGGAAAGGCCGCTCAGTGGAGAAGGAGAACATGGCAGTGGAGGCG gaGAAGAGCTTGGGTCCCTCCCGGAGGTCTCCTGGGACCTCGCGACCTCCAGGGGCCAGCAAGGGAGGCCGGATGCCCCCCCAGCAGGGAGGGCGGGCAGGCATGGGCCGGACAGCCCGTAGCTGGGAGGCTGGTTCTGGGGAGCAGCCTCGAGGAGGAGCTGGCGGCCGTGGCAGGAGGGGCCGGGCCAGGGGTTCCCCTCATCTCTCTGGAGCTGGAGATGCCTCAGCTGCCGACCGCAAATCCAAG GAGTGGGAGGAGCGGCGCCGGCAGAACATTGAGAAGATGAACGAGGAGATGGAGAAGATAGCGGAGTACGAGCGCAACCAACGG GAAGGTGTGCTGGAGCCCAACCCGGTGCGGAACTTCCTGGATGACCCCCGACGACGCAGTGGGCCCCTGGAGGAGCCTGAGCGGGACCGGCGGGAAGGCAGCCGCCGGCATGGGCGCAACTGGGGGGGGCCTGACTTCGAGCGGGTGCGCTGTGGCCTAGAGCAGGAGCGGCAG GGCCGCCGGGCTGGCCTAGGCAGTGCTGGTGACATGACGCTGTCCATGACGGGCCGGGAGCGGTCAGAATATCTGCgctggaagcaggagagggagaagattgACCAGGAGCGTCTGCAGAGACACCGCAAGCCCACTGGCCAGTGGCGGCGGGAGTGGGATGCCGAGAAGACCGACGGGAT gtTCAAGGATGGCCCAGCTGCTGCGCTCGAATCATCCCACCGCTATG ATGACCAGGCCTGGACGcggccccccaaaccccccactttcaGGGAGTTCCTGACTCAGCACAAAGCTGAGGTCAGccgcaggaggaggaagagtagCCGACCCCAGACCAAGGCAGCCCCTCGTGCCTACAG TGACCATGATGACCGCTGGGAAACGAAGGAGGCAGTGTCCCCGGCCCCTGAGGCCCCCCAGCCCACTGCCCCTGAGGAGACGGCCACGCAG CCACTGGAGACCCCAGCTCCTCCTGTCCACCGGCCCCCTGAGGATGAGGGGGAGGAGGACGAGGGGGAGGAGGACGAGGGGGAGGATGAGGAGTGGGAAGATgtgagtgaggaggaggaggaagaagaggaggtcgaggaagaagaagaagaggctgATGATGAGGAGGAAGAACCAGCCCAAGACCACCAACCCCCGGAGACAGAGGCCACCAGAAACCCTACGGGAAGCCACACCGGAAGTCCCACCGGTGAGCAGGCTGACACAGAGCCGTCAAGGCCAGAGAAGCCCCCACCACTGCCCCAGGCCCCTGCCACGCCTTCTAGCCCCTTTTCACCCCCTGGGGACCACCAACCCGTGTCTGACTGGGGTGAAGAGATGGAGCTGAATTCTCCCCGGGATGCCCACCCGGCTGGTGTCCTGTCCCTGGGCGAGGCCTGGCCTTTTGGAAATGCATGA